A genomic stretch from Aedes albopictus strain Foshan chromosome 2, AalbF5, whole genome shotgun sequence includes:
- the LOC115265128 gene encoding uncharacterized protein LOC115265128 — MSFHVRLVGLVVVLLLGIQQQQEYRVQAYQDAFTSTELSYFFGRKPDADFICFEKQLVKGTTLPTTVTTTQATNIEYITVQADKYYKEGFRATVTPALPVMTTNVRIDGKPVLPYNILVQFWCAP; from the exons ATGAGTTTCCACGTGAGGTTGGTTGGATTGGTGGTGGTGCTACTCCTGGGCATCCAACAGCAGCAAGAGTATCGGGTTCAGGCGTATCAGGATGCCTTCACGTCGACGGAACTGAGCTACTTTTTCGGACGGAAACCCGACGCCGATTTTATTTGCTTCGAAAAACAACTGGTCAAGGGAACGACACTGCCGACGACGGTCACTACCACTCAGGCT ACAAACATCGAATACATAACGGTGCAAGCAGATAAATATTATAAGGAAGGATTCCGAGCCACGGTAACCCCAGCACTTCCGGTAATGACAACCAACGTTCGCATAGATGGTAAACCAGTGTTGCCGTACAACATTCTTGTTCAGTTTTGGTGTGCGCCATAA
- the LOC115264904 gene encoding tigger transposable element-derived protein 6-like — protein sequence MTSLLFEEWVKELDKQFYAENRKILLFIDNCTAHPKSVQDKLKAIQLCYFPPNATSVLQPLDLGIIKTLKHYYRYALVKQRIENMENGETMKEVTVLDAINLLAKVWSVKVSAQTIEHCFRKAGFELLGDDDIPLAELMRREIIQNQQAALLAENDVFPVDPEVSFTEYCDVDAKIICCELMTDEDIIECVNSIDEEPDEDVEMMHIAEAECEPVQITANTVDWSLKSLRNILDSTDGVYPELFNNFYKIENFLRDKYASDSSFRFTSNGIDK from the exons ATGACGTCGTTGCTGTTTGAGGAGTGGGTAAAGGAGCTCGACAAGCAATTCTATGCAGAAAATCGGAAAATCCTTCTTTTCATCGATAATTGTACAGCTCACCCTAAGTCAGTTCAAGACAAATTGAAAGCAATTCAGCTCTGTTACTTCCCCCCAAATGCAACATCAGTACTGCAGCCGTTGGACCTTGGAATTATTAAAACGTTGAAGCACTATTATAGATACGCACTTGTTAAACAACGGATAGAGAATATGGAAAATGGAGAG ACGATGAAAGAGGTAACTGTATTGGACGCTATAAATCTTCTAGCAAAGGTGTGGTCTGTCAAGGTTTCGGCACAAACGATCGAACATTGCTTCCGAAAGGCGGGATTTGAATTACTTGGAGACGACGACATCCCTCTTGCCGAACTCATGCGTCGCGAAATTATTCAAAATCAACAGGCCGCTTTGCTAgcggaaaacgatgttttcccggTAGATCCTGAAGTATCGTTTACGGAATACTGCGACGTGGACGCAAAAATAATTTGTTGTGAACTTATGACAGACGAAGATATAATCGAATGCGTAAACTCTATTGATGAGGAACCAGATGAGGATGTCGAAATGATGCACATTGCTGAAGCAGAATGCGAACCCGTTCAGATTACAGCAAACACAGTTGATTGGAGCCTAAAATCATTGCGGAACATTCTTGATTCGACAGACGGGGTGTATCCGGAGCTTTTTAACAACTTCTATaaaattgaaaactttttgagagacAAATATGCATCAGATTCAAGTTTTAGATTTACAAGTAACGGCATCGATAAGTAA